In the genome of Nissabacter sp. SGAir0207, one region contains:
- the trbI gene encoding type-F conjugative transfer system protein TrbI: MADVTHTPQTDMQLPETATAPASQAEPAAASRSKRARYLKWARVGFLVTAFTALNAGISLWLVQAHSPTVVAFNMKGTLDAFMDQSAKASLSDAQGAALASRFNTAMTESLTAYQADHQALILVQPAVVGGAQDITAEIQHDIARRMRGAQ; encoded by the coding sequence ATGGCAGATGTAACCCATACCCCGCAGACCGATATGCAGCTGCCGGAGACGGCAACCGCACCGGCATCACAGGCAGAGCCGGCTGCCGCCTCTCGGTCAAAACGTGCCCGTTATCTGAAATGGGCCAGAGTAGGATTCTTAGTTACAGCATTCACAGCACTTAATGCCGGGATCTCGCTGTGGCTTGTGCAGGCACATTCGCCGACCGTGGTCGCGTTCAATATGAAAGGCACGCTGGATGCGTTTATGGATCAGTCTGCCAAAGCCTCGCTGAGCGATGCCCAGGGTGCCGCGCTGGCGAGCCGCTTCAACACGGCCATGACAGAAAGCCTGACCGCGTACCAGGCCGATCATCAGGCGCTGATCCTGGTGCAGCCGGCAGTCGTCGGCGGTGCACAGGACATCACGGCGGAAATCCAGCACGACATCGCCCGGCGTATGCGGGGTGCCCAATGA
- the trbC gene encoding type-F conjugative transfer system pilin assembly protein TrbC has translation MKHIFGVMAAGLVVSSAWAAPSETQDFINQQISAGESVREHAPALNFSPAPATPLSGQDGAWLNSLKQRRQQMQAAGGEEKPVPKALYFVSFSIPPEGVKTLIEDAARFGVPATLRGLINNDFRQTATAIFDLVKEDKRGGVQVDPTAFTTYGIKAVPALVVICPGTYDRVSGNIRLAQALKKVAEEGECADVAKALLTAAGEE, from the coding sequence ATGAAACACATTTTCGGTGTGATGGCAGCGGGCCTGGTAGTCAGCAGTGCATGGGCGGCTCCCTCTGAAACACAGGATTTTATCAACCAGCAGATCAGTGCCGGCGAGTCAGTGCGGGAACATGCGCCGGCCCTGAACTTCTCCCCGGCCCCGGCCACCCCGTTGAGCGGACAGGACGGTGCCTGGTTGAACAGCCTGAAACAGCGCCGGCAACAGATGCAGGCCGCGGGTGGCGAGGAGAAGCCGGTGCCCAAGGCGCTCTACTTTGTGTCGTTCTCTATTCCACCGGAAGGCGTGAAGACGCTGATTGAGGATGCGGCACGTTTTGGTGTCCCAGCCACCTTGCGCGGGCTGATTAACAACGATTTCCGCCAGACGGCGACCGCGATTTTTGATTTGGTGAAAGAGGATAAGCGCGGTGGGGTGCAGGTCGATCCCACGGCGTTTACCACTTACGGCATCAAAGCGGTGCCAGCCCTGGTGGTGATTTGCCCCGGCACCTATGACCGGGTGTCAGGGAATATCCGTCTGGCGCAGGCGCTGAAAAAGGTGGCGGAAGAGGGCGAGTGCGCAGATGTGGCAAAAGCGCTGTTAACGGCGGCAGGTGAAGAATGA
- the traN gene encoding type-F conjugative transfer system mating-pair stabilization protein TraN — translation MRTVAGVMIMLMLAGSSRANGDYDAGSQYAGSVQNKGTQALSNFKPADTLPNYNARPSESGYYGGVTTPSTNLDTQGNQVLTNSEAGKAVTSSMLNNPAEAISMDAPFIAAGTDAQSTAESVTNGTFDNCTAASVNKSVFTNYVCERDTNVSQTCTRTASITGHYEDSTELRTLTIDSSSLRFVVTNGQFMVSYPMLAGQVMSASISYSWKNLAFGNSAWFMTVTALGQRVAMNNESGSASLPIGQSFAEGEGMPIVVLNRAGDVASTATIWQNKNMKYHFVLTLMVRVATKAWVPTVAWSENCPFDKAQGALTSTECTVAGGDRSVVVDGKTYTVHSDCWGYTDTYRTQTADEGSCAPYVNNAACTLATRQCAYSLDGFCLHENATYSCETKVSGSGMLCGGQFFCTDGSCAQVASGNTNDFKTAISQLAAVAAAGKDVAELNGINVRAFTGNGQSCRKASAGFNNCCKGGGWGSDVGLAHCNSEEKALGQARERLLTVDVGEYCSTKVLGVCVQKKRAYCVFESKLAQIVQQQGRQWQLGIGFGDPESPDCNGITVEQLQAINFEKLDFSNFYADLENGSAIPEDNALIERVKSQIAAKVEAGTQ, via the coding sequence ATGAGGACGGTGGCCGGGGTGATGATCATGCTAATGCTTGCTGGCAGCAGCCGGGCCAACGGTGACTATGACGCGGGCAGCCAGTACGCGGGTAGCGTGCAGAACAAAGGCACCCAGGCGCTGAGCAATTTTAAGCCAGCCGACACTCTGCCGAACTATAACGCCAGACCCAGCGAGAGCGGCTACTACGGCGGCGTGACCACGCCCAGCACCAACCTCGATACGCAGGGTAACCAGGTGCTGACCAACAGCGAGGCGGGGAAGGCGGTGACCAGCTCGATGCTCAATAATCCGGCCGAGGCGATTTCGATGGACGCGCCATTTATTGCCGCCGGCACGGATGCGCAGAGCACAGCGGAGAGCGTTACCAACGGCACCTTTGATAACTGCACGGCGGCGTCCGTGAACAAATCGGTCTTCACCAACTATGTCTGTGAGCGCGATACCAATGTGTCCCAGACCTGTACGCGTACCGCATCCATCACCGGGCATTACGAAGATTCGACCGAACTGCGCACGCTCACTATTGACTCGTCCTCACTGCGTTTTGTCGTGACCAACGGGCAATTCATGGTGTCCTACCCGATGCTAGCTGGACAGGTGATGAGCGCCAGTATCAGCTATTCCTGGAAAAACCTGGCATTTGGTAATTCGGCCTGGTTTATGACCGTCACGGCCCTGGGCCAGCGCGTGGCAATGAACAATGAGAGCGGCAGCGCGAGTCTGCCCATCGGCCAATCCTTTGCCGAAGGCGAGGGCATGCCGATTGTCGTGCTTAACCGGGCCGGGGATGTCGCCAGCACCGCCACTATCTGGCAAAACAAAAACATGAAGTACCACTTTGTGCTGACTCTGATGGTACGCGTCGCCACAAAAGCCTGGGTGCCCACGGTGGCCTGGTCTGAAAACTGCCCATTCGATAAAGCACAGGGCGCGCTGACCAGCACGGAATGCACGGTTGCCGGCGGCGATCGCAGCGTGGTGGTCGATGGGAAAACGTACACGGTACACAGCGACTGCTGGGGCTATACGGATACCTACCGTACCCAGACTGCGGATGAAGGTAGCTGCGCGCCTTATGTCAATAACGCCGCCTGCACACTGGCTACCCGCCAATGTGCGTACTCACTTGACGGCTTTTGCCTGCATGAGAACGCCACCTACTCGTGTGAAACCAAGGTCTCCGGCAGCGGCATGCTATGCGGCGGGCAGTTTTTCTGCACGGACGGCTCCTGTGCGCAGGTTGCCTCCGGCAATACCAATGACTTCAAAACCGCCATTTCCCAGCTGGCCGCCGTGGCCGCCGCCGGCAAGGATGTGGCTGAGCTGAACGGTATCAACGTGCGCGCTTTTACCGGCAACGGACAGTCCTGTCGCAAAGCGTCAGCCGGTTTTAACAACTGCTGCAAAGGCGGGGGCTGGGGCAGTGATGTCGGGCTTGCCCACTGCAACAGCGAAGAAAAGGCTCTGGGGCAGGCCCGTGAACGGTTACTGACAGTAGATGTGGGTGAATATTGCAGCACCAAGGTGCTGGGCGTATGCGTTCAGAAAAAGCGCGCCTATTGCGTGTTTGAATCCAAGCTGGCGCAAATCGTCCAGCAGCAGGGCCGGCAGTGGCAGCTGGGCATCGGGTTCGGTGACCCGGAGTCACCTGACTGCAACGGCATCACGGTTGAGCAGTTACAGGCCATCAATTTTGAGAAACTCGATTTCTCGAATTTCTACGCTGATCTGGAAAACGGCTCGGCTATTCCTGAAGACAATGCGCTGATTGAGCGGGTGAAATCGCAGATTGCCGCGAAAGTGGAGGCCGGGACGCAATGA
- the traF gene encoding type-F conjugative transfer system pilin assembly protein TraF: protein MKKTLLMLLALSLPAHAQDAPDTTLTDPQGWHWYNEPQEEEEPEATAPSPAPAMSAMEQMADLQKKTKESLAIAIMEPTVENFARFKRYQDFWTEQAGKFSMVAQQSMLAHPELDYNLKYSHYNGTAKTQLAADRAQEKTAIAQIASRYGVFFFYRGKEPMDNQLAQVVKSFSESNGIALIPVSVDGMLSSSLPNSRYDSGQAQRLGVSFFPAMFLVDPKGERIQPLAYGFISQDDLARRFLNVATGFKPNF from the coding sequence ATGAAAAAGACGCTGTTAATGCTGCTGGCGTTGTCTCTGCCCGCCCACGCGCAAGATGCCCCAGACACGACGCTCACCGACCCGCAGGGCTGGCACTGGTACAACGAGCCGCAGGAGGAAGAGGAGCCGGAGGCAACCGCCCCCTCACCGGCACCGGCGATGTCTGCGATGGAGCAAATGGCTGACCTTCAGAAGAAAACCAAAGAGTCGCTGGCGATAGCCATTATGGAGCCGACCGTGGAGAACTTCGCACGCTTTAAGCGCTATCAGGATTTCTGGACGGAGCAGGCCGGCAAATTCAGCATGGTGGCCCAACAGTCGATGCTGGCGCACCCGGAGCTGGACTACAACCTCAAATACAGTCACTACAACGGCACGGCGAAAACCCAGCTGGCCGCCGATCGGGCACAGGAAAAGACGGCCATTGCACAGATCGCCTCCCGGTACGGGGTGTTTTTCTTCTACCGCGGCAAAGAGCCGATGGATAACCAGTTGGCGCAGGTAGTGAAAAGCTTCAGTGAGAGCAACGGCATCGCGCTTATCCCGGTGTCGGTTGACGGCATGCTGAGTTCGTCTTTGCCCAATAGCCGGTATGACAGCGGGCAGGCGCAGCGGCTGGGCGTGTCGTTTTTCCCGGCCATGTTCCTGGTTGATCCCAAAGGAGAGCGCATCCAGCCGCTGGCCTATGGCTTTATTTCACAAGATGACCTGGCCCGGCGTTTTTTAAACGTCGCCACCGGTTTCAAACCTAACTTCTGA
- the trbB gene encoding type-F conjugative transfer system pilin assembly thiol-disulfide isomerase TrbB, whose amino-acid sequence MMKKSLLALLLLSSLAHASTWEEIAALDAEKSAVSAQPAAPASVSTTAARPARWLPLSNGQRVNLANWKVVVFIQSSCPYCHKFDPVLKATAEQHGFEVMAFSLDGQGDPTYPSPLMATPEVMKEFFAGLPVATPTTFLVNVNTMATFPLLQGAVEQPMFLSRLDEVFLFALQGGQQ is encoded by the coding sequence ATGATGAAAAAAAGCCTGTTAGCCCTGTTGTTGCTGTCTTCACTGGCCCATGCCTCTACCTGGGAGGAGATCGCCGCGCTGGACGCGGAAAAAAGCGCTGTTTCAGCACAGCCGGCCGCGCCCGCCTCAGTCTCTACCACCGCAGCCCGACCGGCCCGCTGGCTGCCGCTGTCCAATGGTCAGCGGGTAAACTTGGCTAACTGGAAAGTCGTGGTGTTTATCCAGTCCAGCTGCCCCTACTGCCATAAATTCGACCCGGTGTTAAAGGCCACGGCTGAGCAGCATGGCTTTGAGGTGATGGCCTTTTCACTCGATGGCCAGGGGGACCCGACGTACCCGTCTCCGCTGATGGCCACGCCGGAGGTCATGAAAGAGTTCTTTGCCGGGCTACCGGTCGCGACCCCGACGACATTTCTGGTCAACGTGAACACGATGGCCACCTTCCCGCTGTTGCAGGGCGCGGTTGAGCAGCCGATGTTTTTAAGCCGGCTTGATGAGGTGTTTCTGTTTGCCCTGCAAGGAGGCCAGCAATGA
- the traH gene encoding conjugal transfer pilus assembly protein TraH, with amino-acid sequence MKTWKGMVLGALLVTPAAMADVNSDMNTFFGKLGFESNTSSPQVWQGQAAGYASGGSLYARSSVKQVQLISMALPDVNAGCGGIDAYLGSFSFINGEQFQRYVKQIMSNAAGYFFDLALQTTVPEMKQAKDFLQKMASDINSSNMSSCQAAQGIVGGLWPRTQVAQTKVCQDIAGESNLFSDWAASRQGCTVGGEYNSVTDKAGAAEKDQVLKNKNLIWDSLESNRVFDGNRELKEFAMSLTGTLIFNSEGGITPLSPLTTNQDILTAMMNGGSAKIYACDTSDLCLNPTLSTVTISAANALNGQVRAMLTSIQSKAITDEALTEKEKGFISSTKVPVLKYLVDPQSLGVANTLLYQLADYISYDILMQYMTEMIQQARVMLAGKNYPQPAMDVLQASLTEAGQNIAQMQTRVQVQQDALMVVDRQMNYMRQQVSSNLLTQYQDNYRFGGY; translated from the coding sequence ATGAAAACGTGGAAAGGCATGGTACTGGGGGCGCTGCTGGTCACGCCGGCGGCGATGGCCGATGTGAACAGCGACATGAATACCTTTTTTGGCAAGCTGGGCTTTGAGAGCAACACCTCCTCGCCACAGGTCTGGCAGGGGCAGGCCGCCGGCTACGCCAGCGGCGGCTCGCTGTATGCGCGCAGTTCGGTCAAACAGGTGCAGCTTATCTCGATGGCGCTGCCGGATGTGAACGCCGGGTGCGGCGGCATCGATGCCTACCTGGGGTCGTTCTCATTTATTAACGGCGAGCAGTTCCAGCGTTACGTGAAGCAGATCATGAGCAATGCCGCCGGCTATTTCTTCGATCTGGCCTTGCAGACCACGGTGCCGGAGATGAAACAGGCCAAAGATTTCCTGCAAAAGATGGCCTCGGACATCAACAGCAGCAATATGTCTTCGTGTCAGGCGGCGCAGGGTATTGTCGGCGGGCTGTGGCCGCGTACCCAAGTCGCCCAAACCAAGGTCTGCCAGGACATCGCCGGCGAATCCAACCTGTTCTCTGACTGGGCGGCGTCACGCCAGGGCTGCACGGTGGGCGGGGAATATAACAGCGTCACGGATAAGGCCGGTGCGGCAGAGAAAGATCAGGTGCTGAAAAACAAAAACCTGATCTGGGATTCCCTGGAGAGTAACCGGGTGTTTGACGGCAACCGCGAGCTGAAAGAGTTTGCCATGAGCCTGACCGGGACGCTGATTTTCAACAGTGAAGGCGGCATTACCCCGCTCTCCCCGCTGACCACCAACCAGGACATTCTGACGGCGATGATGAACGGCGGCAGCGCCAAAATCTATGCCTGTGATACCAGTGATCTTTGCCTGAACCCCACGCTGAGCACGGTCACCATCAGTGCCGCCAATGCGCTCAACGGCCAGGTGCGCGCCATGCTCACCAGTATCCAGAGCAAAGCCATCACGGATGAGGCGCTGACGGAGAAAGAGAAGGGCTTTATCTCGTCAACCAAGGTGCCGGTGCTGAAGTATCTGGTAGACCCGCAGTCACTGGGGGTGGCGAACACCCTGCTTTACCAGCTGGCCGACTACATTAGCTATGACATCCTGATGCAGTATATGACGGAGATGATCCAGCAGGCGCGGGTGATGCTGGCTGGCAAAAACTATCCGCAGCCGGCGATGGATGTGCTTCAGGCAAGCCTGACTGAAGCGGGCCAGAATATTGCGCAGATGCAGACCCGCGTGCAGGTGCAGCAGGACGCGCTGATGGTGGTTGACCGCCAGATGAACTACATGCGCCAGCAGGTTTCCAGCAACCTGCTTACCCAGTATCAGGACAACTACCGCTTCGGGGGCTACTAA